The following are encoded together in the Desulforegula conservatrix Mb1Pa genome:
- a CDS encoding helix-turn-helix domain-containing protein — protein MIIEKIPVNSGVERLDSLLGNIYIGDNVVWYDDAGSLATVFCLNFMKISQKENKPLVYVSFDRSPKNLLDKLGSLAKNSNLTILDCFTDGKGEGADIFRRFYEAKADRLPCKVVRVEHPEKPEVLAESLESAYSEFGGSDVRFIIESITGMQDLWGGEEQVLKFYTHSCPRLYELNTIAFWIIEKKAHSQRLRAGINQIAQVAMELTLKRGKTFLSILKAEGRDIETLNRPYNYAVRGLDVIMEGKRQPSVYNDIGAQLKEYRTSRGFSQTELARLVGVTPSTISQVEGGQILPSLPALLKMAETLSVDVASFFQGQLPGQDKVVYSSDSRINVNAENTAKDQIMISLLAPDAITSSAIPYIVEIPENTEITGHFFYHKGEEMGYVLDGDVLLKTDAGVFGAGKGDLIHLKTDTPQWWKSQPGSTVKMLWIKIKSGL, from the coding sequence TAAATTCAGGCGTTGAGCGTCTTGATTCGCTTCTTGGAAACATATACATTGGAGACAATGTCGTATGGTATGATGATGCCGGTTCTCTTGCCACAGTTTTCTGCCTTAATTTCATGAAGATATCCCAGAAGGAGAACAAGCCTCTGGTTTATGTCAGTTTTGACAGATCTCCGAAAAACCTTCTGGACAAACTTGGATCCCTTGCAAAAAATTCAAATCTTACAATTCTGGATTGTTTTACGGATGGGAAGGGAGAAGGCGCAGACATTTTTCGGAGGTTCTATGAAGCAAAGGCTGACCGCCTTCCATGCAAGGTGGTCAGGGTGGAGCATCCTGAAAAACCCGAGGTTCTTGCAGAAAGCCTTGAGTCCGCATATTCGGAATTTGGTGGAAGCGATGTCCGTTTTATAATTGAGAGCATCACAGGAATGCAGGATTTATGGGGCGGAGAGGAACAGGTTCTGAAATTTTACACCCACTCATGTCCGCGCCTTTATGAGCTGAATACAATTGCGTTCTGGATAATAGAGAAAAAGGCTCATTCCCAGAGACTCAGGGCAGGAATAAACCAGATTGCCCAGGTTGCAATGGAGCTAACCCTTAAAAGGGGTAAAACATTTCTGAGCATTCTGAAAGCGGAAGGCAGGGATATAGAAACCCTGAACAGGCCTTATAATTATGCGGTCAGGGGCCTTGATGTCATAATGGAAGGCAAGCGCCAGCCTTCTGTATATAATGATATAGGAGCCCAGCTCAAGGAATACAGAACGAGCCGAGGTTTTTCCCAGACAGAGCTTGCAAGGCTTGTTGGTGTCACTCCGAGCACAATTTCCCAGGTCGAGGGCGGCCAGATTCTGCCTTCTTTGCCCGCGCTTCTGAAAATGGCAGAAACCCTTTCCGTTGACGTGGCATCTTTTTTTCAGGGCCAGCTCCCAGGTCAGGATAAGGTCGTGTATTCATCTGATTCTCGCATCAATGTAAACGCGGAAAATACTGCAAAGGATCAGATAATGATCAGCCTTCTTGCTCCTGACGCCATAACCTCCAGCGCCATTCCTTACATTGTGGAAATCCCTGAAAACACAGAGATAACAGGCCATTTTTTCTATCACAAGGGAGAAGAGATGGGCTATGTGCTTGATGGAGATGTTCTTCTTAAAACCGACGCCGGAGTGTTTGGCGCAGGAAAAGGGGATCTTATCCATTTAAAGACAGACACTCCCCAGTGGTGGAAAAGTCAGCCCGGTAGTACCGTAAAAATGCTCTGGATAAAAATCAAGAGCGGACTTTAA